The Danio rerio strain Tuebingen ecotype United States chromosome 19, GRCz12tu, whole genome shotgun sequence genome includes the window GGAGGAGAACCAGGAGCTGAAGAGCAGggtgagcgcacacacacacacacactcttacacaggTATGCTAGCTTTcttacacacacatgctcactcacTCACAGACAGGTGTGCTTGTgtactctgtctctctctctcacacacacatagtggCTCCCTCACACATTACTCTGCTAAACATGAGCTTAGCCAaatctcgtgtgtgtgtgtgtgtgtgtatgtgtgtgtgtctccacaGCTGCTGCAGTATGAGCCGCCACAGGATGAAGCAGCAGCAGTCGAGTAGAGGAGCTCCAGCAGATCtgcagaaagtgtgtgtgtgtgttggtttagtGACAGGATGTTGAAGACCTGTTGATTGTTTCTGTTCAGCTTTGTGTCTGATgttgaataaatattattttgcaatgatcctgctgtgtgtgtgtgtgtgtgtgttgagcactTCACTGTTCCTCTTTACTGATTCTTCAAACTATACTCACATGGACTTCAGTTGAACGCCCCTGAACAcatccagaacacacacacacacacacactgcagactcCTGAGCTCTTACCATCACATCTAGAGGAGTGATGATGATCAACGGGtgagatggtgtgtgtgtgtgtgtgttcatgctaatgCCATGTCACTCTCGGTCTCTGGTCAGGTGCTCTAGTAAGCAGAGGGACAGCAGCACGTCTTCAGTGTGTGGTGTGTATTCTCCAGCCGGAGtaagcggtgtgtgtgtgtgtgtgtgtgtgtgtgtgtgtgtgtggtgtaatgACTGCACTGCAGCTCCTGAGTAATGAACAGAGGCCTGCAGGATCTGCTCTGAGCACCGACACGTGTAGATGAGCTTTACCGTCTCCAGACGCCGTGTTCAGCCTCTGCTCATGTTAAACAGCTGTGATGCATCTTATTGTGCTGCAGGTGATCTGCTAAAGCTATGTGTTAGCAGAAtatacaggtgtcaaactcagctccaaaagggccgcagctctgcagtttagttccaaccttaattaaacacacctgatcaaactaattgagtccttcaggcttgtttgaaacctacaggtaagagtgttggagcagggttggaactaaactgtgcagggctttggccctccaggaattgagtttgacacccctggcataATAGCTTTGAGAACAgcccctcccctgccgtccacaGCCACGCCTCCTGACATTACACACACTGTGAAGATGACAAACCCGCCATCATGCCATTCACCAGCTAGAGAACTCTACAGTACTTTATTATACTACAGTTCTCAATGAGGTCCGGTGTTGTATCAGCACGTCTCAGCGGTGCAGCAGCTATACACAGTGCTATACTTCATACATGCCGGACCGCTGCTCTCACTCGCTGACCTAGAGCCACTACTGTATGCTGAGTGCTCAGCCGGCgctgtgcaggaattacactgaTGATGGAGCCACACTGACATGCTGTTTCAGAGCAGAGTAGCGGTGAACAATACAGAGAGCGTCACTGATCAATAAtcacccaatgtgaatataagaGCAGCTTCAGGAGTTTAACCAGTGTTGACTGCGCATGTGTGTAGCGCCGTCTCTCCTGTGCGCATGCAAACTGCAGATCTGCATGAACAGTCGTACacttgctgacagacagtttgagctccTGATCAGAATAATCGCCGGACAATATTTAATCTGAAGAGCATGTTTCAGTCTTCTGCCTCCCCCAGAATAAACACAGGTCAACACGTTCAGATCATTATCTTTAATCAGGACTGTCAAGACACTCAACCAGCACAACAGCACAGGCGTCTGAAGACCAGCACCTCCTGCAGCGGAGCTCTACATGTGAGATCAGTGTGGAAATCAGACTGAGTCGTGACCCGCCAGAACATTTAAAGCCTTTCAGTCTGAGTGCAGTGTGTGACACGAGCCGGAACACCACCTTCACAAACCCAGACAGAGTCTGCTCAGCCATTTACAGATATTGAGaatcagtttaatttatttattaaaaatgtgtctGAGAAGAGTTTCTCGCTTTCTGTTTGGGCAAAATCTGCAATGAAAAGGTCAAAACTGAAACCCGTCTGTGCTAGAGCAACAGAGCAGCTCCATGTTCAAGCAGGAACAACACTTCAAGCAAAGCGCGTTCACGGTCCAGCATCGTCCTGTCATCATCTCCTCCCGCTGGCCAGCTCTGCAGACTACAGAGAATCAAAGGTTTCCTCAAACTTGCTTTTCTCACAGCATCTTCAGAGTTCCACAGAGAACAGGTCTGGAGCGGCAGAATGAGCCGTGATTACTGTCCTGCAGCCTCAGATCTGCAGGTCTGCCCGTCTGCTGCTGCCTATCGCTGGCCGCTGCCGCTGGGGTGAGAGTGAGGGGCTTTCTGCAGCACAGTGAGGCTGTGAGTCCGGCGTGAGCCGCAGGTCTGAGCGGGACACGGACCGGCCACAGCGAGTCCTCCTTCCCTGACTGAGCCCACCACTGCTGGAGTCTCCGCTGTCCGAGCCGGTGCTCTCCATCACAGTGCTGCAGTTCCAGGGCGGACTGACCCGCCGCTGCTTGTGCAGGACAGCTGGACAAGAGCTTGCATCCCTCAAGGGGAACAAATCCATCTGGGGCAGGGGGTCCGTCAGGGGGAGTGTGGCTATCAGGGGCAAGGAGTCTGTCTGGGGGAGCGTGTGGTAGTCGCTGGGGGACGCAGCTGGACCACGCTCCTGCACCAATGGAGACCGGGACCCGCTGCTGGTGTTGTTGGAGCTGTTGTGTTCCAGCGGGCTGCGCAGGGCATCCCGGTTTTCCATGTCTGGTGCTGACGGGCCCTGGATCGGCACAAAGGCAGACAGCGGGTGTATGATTGAGGGGTACGTGGGGCCATTGCCCTGTTTCTCCAGCAGTGCGGTGTACCCACTGAGTGCCATGGGCATGGTGGCCTTGCGAGCCTGCTGTCCCACAGAGTTCCTATTGGGGGCACTGGAGTCCGCTGGCCCGTCTCTGAGGGCAGGGCAGTGGTCCCGCAGCCCCTTTTTCAGCTTCTTATAGGCCAGATGCAGGAGCTCCAGCAGGCTCAGGAACAGCGACACCGCCGCGATGCCCTGCATGAACACCATGAACAGGCTTTTCTCCGTGGGCCGAGACACAAAGCAGTCCACCACGTTTGGGCACGGCTGCCGGTCGCACTTGTAGAGCGGCTGCAGCCGGTGTCCATATAGCAGATACTGGCACATCATGAAGCAGACCTCCAGCACGCAGCGGGTCAGCACGTGGGCCAGATATGTGCGCAGCAGCGAGCCCCGCAGCGGAGCCTTGTTCAGCTTGCCCTGCTCCAGCTGCCGCAGCTCCCGTTCGATGCGCCGCCGCGTCTCCATCAGCTCCGGCTCCACCGTCTCCAGCTCCCGCCGCAGGGTCACACGCTGGCAGTGGCGCTGCTTCTCCAGGGCGCGCAGCTTGTAGATGGCATGGCCCATGTAGACCAGCGAGGGTGAGGACACGAAGATAACCTGCAGCACCCAGTAGCGGATCAGGGACACTGGGAAGGCCTGGTCATAGCAGACGTTGCGGCAGCCGGGCTGCTCAGTGTTGCAGATGAAGTCGGACTGCTCATCGTTCCACACGTCCTCCGCCGCAACGCCCAGCACCAGCATGCGGAAGATGAAGAGGATGGTGAGCCAGATCTTTCCCACCATAGTGGAGTGGATGTGCACCTCCTCCAGAATCCCCCCCAGGAAGTTCCAGTCCCCCATCCTCACGCCGGAGGACCCCTGAGATCAAGCCTGGTCCAGCCGAGGGTTGCAGAGCTGCGGGGAAACACTGCAGCCATGATTGAACTGTGCTGAACACTGCAGAACTCAACACACACTCGGCACTGCGGGAACACACTGAACCGAGCCCAGCGAGGGCAGACACCACAGAGCTCCACGTCCAGCGACACTGGGAGAGGAAACTAGGTCGCTGCGCTCTTTATACTGAAGCAGAAACAAtcaatgaggtgtgtgtgtgtgtgcgcgcgtgtgtataCTGTGCGAGTTTGCTGGGTGTAAtgtctgtgcgtgcgtgtgtgtgtgtgagccctCAGGTAATCTGGAAGATCAGCTATCAAATAAATCTGATGCGctgcagcagaacacacacacacacacacacacacacacacacacacacacactcagtggtGGAGGACTCCTGCAGTTCGTCATCTGTCGATTCTTATTATCCTCATTAATGATCAATCGGTCACGTCCGATTTCATACATGAACTGCTCTCTCTGAACCCAATCAAGATTCTGCCTCTAGCTGCACTCGCTCGATGTTTGAGGAATCGATGGCCAGTTTGAGTGGGCGGGGCCTTGGGgtcttcagccaatcagagtgttGTGAAGCAGTGGATTGTGGGATGCGAGTAAACGTATTGATTTGGTGCTGATGTGCGCAGCTGTTCTGACACGCAAACATGGAGGATCTGGCAACGCAGTAGCtggagagaacacacacacacacacacacgcacacgcacacgcatgcGCAGCTGCAGACTGACAGCACCTGATCACAATGTTTAATCCAGACGATTTAATAAGAATCAGAGTTtttaaatgagagagagagagagagagagagagagagagagagagggagagagaaagagagagagagagagaaagagagagagaaagagagagagcgagagagagagcgagagagagagaaagagagagagaaagagagagagaaagagagagagagagaaagagagagagagagagagaaagagagagagagagagagagagaaagagagagagagagagagagagagagagagtcgccGCATGCTAATATCAGAGACTACACTAGGCTAGACTACAGTGAGGACTGAAGAGAGAAACTCTGGAAATGAAATTTATTTGATTCTGAGGTACAAACAGACGAGCAGAGTTCACAATAAAACACATGAAGACGCCCCGCGACACACTAAAACATAAGAAAAGGTCTGTCCATCGCTCGTTCAGCAGAGCTGCACTggtaaacacacacgcacacgcagacgcacacacacatgcacgcacgcacgcaggcacacacacacacacgcacacacacatcttcATGAGCGCTAGAAAACTCTCGATTCCCTTATAAAATAACCCATCAGACGGCTGGACTGTCCTGGCGAGCGCGGCTCCGGCTCCGGCTTCAGTGGCCCCAGGATTTGCGTCCGGCCCAGGAGCGGGAGCGCGAGCGCGAGCGAGATGCagagcgtgtgtgtatgtgtgtgtcgtcCCCTGCGCTGTGCTTGTTCTCTGCTGTGCTGTGGTTCTGCTGTGGGctggcagagtgtgtgtgtgagcgggcCCCGTCTGACTCCCGCCGGCCCCCGCGGGCTCTGGAGCGGGACGGGCTGCGGCTGCGGGACGCGGCATCAGTTCGGGAGCGATGGTGGTCACGTGTAGACCCCCGGTGCctgcacacacaacacacacacaccatcattatcatcatcatgacacacaacacacacacacacactcatcagtaaacaaaacacacacatacagtcatcAGAACAAGACCGACCGCACACACACTGCATGATGTGTGTCCTGATTGAGTGTGTTACAGCTGCTCAGTCCCCATCAGACACGTCTGCCAGCAGAAACACACTCAGCTCAAGTGAgccagcagcagtgtgtgtgtgtgtgtgtgtggggggggggggggtcctgCTGGTAAACCTGCATTAAAGAACACCGACCTCTCACTAACATGATCCCATACCCGACCCAcccatctgacacacacacacacacgcaggacGGTTAGGGCAGTGAGGCGGTCGAGGGGGCTGTGGGATGAGGGGGGATGAGGGCTCTGGGATGAATCAACACTAAAACTAAGATCTAAATAAGAGAGATCTGCATCTACAGTCGAGCGCTCGTGAAGGATTGCTCCACACACTCCTGATGCAGCTCACACATCAGCCCGCCAACACTTACAGCTGTTCTGATTGGCTCCTGCAATCACACGCTCACCAGAAAGGCCTGGGATTGGCTACTGGGCTCAGTGCGTCTGCAGGTCTGTGTGTAACGCTAGCGACTCACCGTAACCATGACAACACGCTAGCTCAGTTTACCTGTGCAGTGTTGATCTCtagcagggctggactggggcaaaaaaccggccctggcattttgggccagagcggcccacaacattcaatcaaaatgctgtCTGTCTGTGCACGTCCAACATTTTTATCcattcatattttataaaacacaaaagccaaatatatgaaataaataaataaataaataaatacaaactttaatctctctattctgtccataaaaacatttgttgagttcttaaaaatacactattcattcatctattttccTTCacattagtcccttatttatcaggggttgccgcagtggaatgaactgccaactattccagcatgttttatgcagcagatgctcttccagccacaacccagtattggaaatcacccatacacgctcattcgcacacacacacacactcatacactacagccaatttagcttattcaacacactattcactcagcctatattcaacAATAAACATAACACAAACTGCTGATGCATGGGTACATCTTCAAAGGGAACCGAgcactttataacctcattctcCTCATCCTGCTcgctgtttcactatctaaacaatcaaaacataataccagtcaaatttgtttcattttgatattatgattaagaCACCACACAGCCTGGTGTAGcggcatatttatatgagcgtcatcttcactctgcatatttataacaaaacagggatTAACTATAACTGCCTCCATAACCCtccagaatatcagttttaataatcaataatggccattataacagtataacggaCAATACATTCATATGATAAAGGTCAGCAATCAGTCactgtgcagaatcagtgtacgtcacattaattaatatattagcttatctttgcactcagccaaaacagagtTACCAGAGAACAAGCGATTccaaagacagaagagtcgttagataaaAACAACGAGATGAATTCAATATCCCTaaccctaaagcctggtttatacttctgcgtcaggtgaccggcgtaacccacggcgcatgcaacgcgcgtgtagctgtgcatttacacttctgctgttgtctctgtcggtctgcattaacacttctgaagcactagtgggcagtgaggtgtaaatgtgtctctgtgtcgagtttcttcgctgcttttttgcttttcctgaacacttccgggatgtacaagtggctcaaactcgctcattttgaggcaggaaccggcggacgtgcagcaactttaactatgaggtaaatacaaaacaaaactttccatccggagctccttcacaggactccacacttgtaaacaatcgctcgcgccattcgcgcggctctcggtcccgcccagactcgtcagcgataccaagccgaccaatcacagagcttacgctacgcatcgttgcgacgtgtagttacattttttgagaggtgcacgtcagtgacggcgatagCCACGGCGAaaggctatgcgtcagcaccgtagcatacgccagcgtttgacacagaagtataaatcagccttaacccacacagtgtgtgtgtacctgtcaTGCTCTCGGCTGCGTCTGCTGTGTGTTCTTCCTCTGGACCTGCGGACAGAGAACACAAGGTGAGTGTGAGGCTCCGCGCACAGCACTGGAGCATCATGggtaactcacacacacacacacacactcactctcgcGGGCTGTCGGAGCGGCGGCGGCGCCTGTCGTATGACGGGCTGCGGGAACGGCGTCTGTCGTAGCTGCGGCTGCGCGAGCGTCTGCGCCGGTCCGAGTCCTCGTATCGAGAGCTGCGCGGAGATGAGCGTTCCTTATTCTTCATCTGACCCggagctgagagagagagagaacacacacgcgcacacacgcacacacacacacacacacacacaccttattcTTCATCTGTGCCATTCAGCAGCACCAGGAGcatccacacagacacactctctaacacacacacacacacacacacacacacacacacacaaacactcactcttTCGGTCTCCCTGAGCGAACTGGATCTCGATCTGCCGTCCACACACCCACTTGCGGTCCAGGTTGTGCAGGGCGTCCTCTGCATCTCGGACATCTTCAAATGTGCTGCCTATTAAGGGCTCTAACTGCACAGTGCACACTACAgacagacaggtgtgtgtgtgtgtgtgtgtgtgtgtcagctttATGCTGCGGTCTGCTGCTCTACAGGCTCTTTACTGTGCAGCTCCAGGAGGGGGCGCTGTACAGGCTTCCAGACCTGCAGACAGAagctataaacaaacacacacacacacacacacacacacacacacacacaaacacacaaacacacaaacacacagcagctCTGCAGTAAAGGATATTGGATGTAGGCGAATCCTCTAGGCCGGCGCGAGTAGAAGTCCAGCGGGATGTAGACGTCCACAATGGGCCCGTATCGGCCGAACTCTCGCCGCAGATCCTCCGGCCTGAACACAggtgaacaacacacacacacacacacacacacacacacacacacacacaggtcaatcTCTTTATAGTCTTTATAAGTCCACACAGGCTGAAGCGAGCGTTGGGAAATGAGACGGTGTCACCTACAGAGCACACACGGACACACTCGTCCACAAAATTAAGCCCAATCAAATAACAAACGCATGAAAAGAAGAGTATCTGATTTACTGGAATGAAGCAGCCGGAAAACAAAGTCAAC containing:
- the gja9b gene encoding gap junction protein alpha 9b, with translation MGDWNFLGGILEEVHIHSTMVGKIWLTILFIFRMLVLGVAAEDVWNDEQSDFICNTEQPGCRNVCYDQAFPVSLIRYWVLQVIFVSSPSLVYMGHAIYKLRALEKQRHCQRVTLRRELETVEPELMETRRRIERELRQLEQGKLNKAPLRGSLLRTYLAHVLTRCVLEVCFMMCQYLLYGHRLQPLYKCDRQPCPNVVDCFVSRPTEKSLFMVFMQGIAAVSLFLSLLELLHLAYKKLKKGLRDHCPALRDGPADSSAPNRNSVGQQARKATMPMALSGYTALLEKQGNGPTYPSIIHPLSAFVPIQGPSAPDMENRDALRSPLEHNSSNNTSSGSRSPLVQERGPAASPSDYHTLPQTDSLPLIATLPLTDPLPQMDLFPLRDASSCPAVLHKQRRVSPPWNCSTVMESTGSDSGDSSSGGLSQGRRTRCGRSVSRSDLRLTPDSQPHCAAESPSLSPQRQRPAIGSSRRADLQI
- the srsf10b gene encoding serine and arginine rich splicing factor 10b isoform X1, with the protein product MKNKERSSPRSSRYEDSDRRRRSRSRSYDRRRSRSPSYDRRRRRSDSPRESRGRTHSRRSREHDRHRGSTRDHHRSRTDAASRSRSPSRSRARGGRRESDGARSHTHSASPQQNHSTAENKHSAGDDTHIHTRSASRSRSRSRSWAGRKSWGH
- the srsf10b gene encoding serine and arginine rich splicing factor 10b, which produces MSRYMRPPNSSLFVRNISDESRPEDLRREFGRYGPIVDVYIPLDFYSRRPRGFAYIQFEDVRDAEDALHNLDRKWVCGRQIEIQFAQGDRKTPGQMKNKERSSPRSSRYEDSDRRRRSRSRSYDRRRSRSPSYDRRRRRSDSPRESRGRTHSRRSREHDRHRGSTRDHHRSRTDAASRSRSPSRSRARGGRRESDGARSHTHSASPQQNHSTAENKHSAGDDTHIHTRSASRSRSRSRSWAGRKSWGH